The nucleotide window CAAACAAAACttgatttattattaattatgcaTTAATGATCCCATAGTAAAGGACTAAACCCATTTGTAATGAGACTAtcttgtatttgcattgaagttTCATCCCCAAAGTACCCATAATTTTCTTCATAATACCAAGGGATACCACAAGGATTAAAAAGCCACCCATCGAAGCGGTCCACGTACACGAACTCGTTCCCTGACTCAGCCGACTCATAGCTCGTCCCCAAACTCGGCAGCTCCACTATCTCACTCAGCTCTTCCGGTGTCGATGACATATCATCCACATTCGACGATGACGACGTTGAATCCGAAGATGACGTGGCATCGTCGACGCTGTTGTTTTTGTTACTCAAGAACTCCATTGCGGCAGCTTTAGCGGCGGCTGCTTGTACATCACGCGGCGAGTTGGAAGCCGGACGAGGCAACGACTCAGCGAGTTCAGGGAAGTTAAGGATCGCCGAGTTACCTTTGATACTCAAAGCCGCCACGTCATGTGCTCGTGCTGCCATTTCGGGTGTGGAGAAAGTACCTAGCCAGATCCGGTTCTTTTTTCGGGGCTCTCGGATTTCGGATACCCATTTACCCCAAGCCCTCATTCGGACCCCACGGTAAACCGGATGCTTACTATTATCTCTCGGACGCTTTTCCCTTTTCGGGTCGGGTATTAACTCAGTACCCAATCTTTTTCCATATGGTGACGATGAAGGAGACGAGTTGTTACTAACCGTGCTAGACTCAGTTTCCGAGTTCAGTGAGTCACCCATTGTAACTGAAACAAAAAAGAAGCTACTCGATATAAtgctatctatatatatatatgtaaagtaAGAAACTTTATATAAATTTAAGCAATAAAGGTAAGGTTTTTTGGATGAAGGGTTTTGGGTTATATTTGTTGTTTGTTTCTCGAGaaaagaaaacacagagtgaaAAGCGAGGTTTGATTATGAGAAGAGAAAGGGGAGAGAGAGAGGGTATTATAGTAAGGGAATCGAGGGGAAAACGTGGTCTATTTAAGTGATGGCCGCAATGAGACGCGCACTTATAAAGGTTTAATTCTGCCTTGCTTCCTATGCTCTTTTAG belongs to Gossypium arboreum isolate Shixiya-1 chromosome 7, ASM2569848v2, whole genome shotgun sequence and includes:
- the LOC108484083 gene encoding dehydration-responsive element-binding protein 3-like, whose protein sequence is MGDSLNSETESSTVSNNSSPSSSPYGKRLGTELIPDPKREKRPRDNSKHPVYRGVRMRAWGKWVSEIREPRKKNRIWLGTFSTPEMAARAHDVAALSIKGNSAILNFPELAESLPRPASNSPRDVQAAAAKAAAMEFLSNKNNSVDDATSSSDSTSSSSNVDDMSSTPEELSEIVELPSLGTSYESAESGNEFVYVDRFDGWLFNPCGIPWYYEENYGYFGDETSMQIQDSLITNGFSPLLWDH